In Erigeron canadensis isolate Cc75 chromosome 6, C_canadensis_v1, whole genome shotgun sequence, the following are encoded in one genomic region:
- the LOC122603055 gene encoding glucomannan 4-beta-mannosyltransferase 9-like, with protein MDEVSIFELVLDSLSSSRNDIVDKITMVWTLLKAPVVVPLLTIAMYICLGMSIMLFIERVYMGIVCGFMKLFRKETKKRYKFEPFEEGDDVELGNSAYPLVLIQVPMFNEKEVYQLSIGAACGLTWPSDRIVIQVLDDSTDPIIKGMVEVECQKWASKGTNIHYQVRDNRKGYKSGALKEGLKHSYASECEYVAIFDADFQPEPDFLLKTIPFLHHNSDLGLVQARWKFVNADECLMTRMQEMSLDYHFKVEQEAGSSTYAFFGFNGTAGVWRMAAIDQAGGWKDRTTVEDMDLAVRASLKGWKFLYIGSLKVKNELPSNFKAYRYQQHRWSCGPANLFRKMVLEIIRNKRVTLWKKLYVIYSFFFVRKIVAHIVTFILYCAVLPLAILVPEVPVPKWGVVYIPVIITLLNAVGTPRSFHLVIIWILFENVMALHRTKGTFVGLFETKRVNEWVVTEKSGGDASKVKGSTPKPVSRPRFKIGERILMLELGIGVFLLICGSLDLAFGKYRYYIYLYLQAIAFLVMGLGYVGTHVPSS; from the exons ATGGATGAAGTCTCGATATTCGAACTCGTTCTTGACTCGTTATCGAGTTCTCGTAACGACATTGTAGATAAAATCACAATGGTGTGGACCCTATTGAAAGCGCCAGTAGTGGTGCCATTGTTGACAATTGCAATGTACATATGTTTAGGAATGTCAATAATGTTGTTCATAGAAAGAGTGTATATGGGAATTGTGTGTGGTTTTATGAAATTGTTTAGAAAAGAGACAAAAAAACGTTACAAATTCGAACCATTTGAAGAAGGTGATGATGTTGAATTGGGTAATTCAGCTTACCCTCTAGTTCTTATTCAAGTTCCAATGTTTAATGAAAAAGAG GTTTATCAACTTTCAATTGGAGCTGCATGTGGGCTAACATGGCCATCTGATCGTATCGTGATACAAGTTCTTGATGATTCTACTGATCCAATTATCAAG GGTATGGTGGAGGTAGAGTGTCAAAAATGGGCTAGTAAAGGTACAAACATACATTACCAAGTTAGAGACAATCGAAAGGGCTACAAATCTGGTGCACTTAAAGAAGGTCTAAAGCATAGTTATGCAAGCGAGTGTGAGTATGTGGCTATTTTCGATGCTGATTTTCAACCCGAACCCGATTTTCTCTTGAAAACTATcccttttcttcatcataaCTCTGATCTTGGCCTTGTTCAAGCTCGTTGGAAATTTG TGAACGCTGATGAATGCTTAATGACAAGAATGCAAGAGATGTCACTTGACTACCATTTCAAAGTGGAGCAAGAAGCTGGTTCTTCTACATATGCCTTTTTTGGCTTCAATG GGACTGCCGGGGTTTGGAGAATGGCAGCGATAGATCAGGCCGGTGGATGGAAAGACCGCACAACCGTTGAAGATATGGACTTGGCAGTCCGGGCTAGTCTTAAAGGATGGAAATTCTTGTACATTGGTTCACTTAAG GTCAAAAATGAATTACCAAGTAACTTTAAAGCCTATCGGTACCAACAACATCGTTGGTCTTGTGGTCCAGCAAACCTTTTTAGGAAAATGGTTTTAGAGATCATAAGAAATAAG AGAGTGACATTGTGGAAGAAGCTATATGTGATCTACAGTTTCTTCTTTGTGAGGAAGATCGTAGCGCATATTGTTACATTCATTTTGTATTGCGCCGTACTTCCTCTAGCTATATTGGTACCAGAAGTTCCGGTTCCTAAGTGGGGTGTAGTTTATATCCCGGTTATCATCACTCTTCTAAATGCAGTCGGTACTCCAAG GTCTTTCCATTTGGTTATAATTTGGATTCTGTTTGAGAATGTCATGGCTCTCCATCGGACTAAGGGTACTTTTGTTGGACTTTTCGAGACTAAAAGAGTAAACGAATGGGTCGTCACAGAGAAGTCTGGCGGAGATGCTTCCAAAGTCAAAGGATCAACACCAAAACCAGTCAGTAGACCGCGCTTCAAAATTGGGGAAAG GATTCTTATGCTCGAGCTAGGCATCGGCGTTTTCCTTCTTATATGTGGCTCCCTTGATTTAGCGTTTGGAAAGTACCGCTACTACATTTACCTGTATCTACAAGCCATAGCCTTCTTAGTAATGGGACTCGGTTATGTTGGCACGCATGTTCCTAGCTCGTAG